A single window of Gossypium hirsutum isolate 1008001.06 chromosome A10, Gossypium_hirsutum_v2.1, whole genome shotgun sequence DNA harbors:
- the LOC107903781 gene encoding pentatricopeptide repeat-containing protein At3g22470, mitochondrial isoform X1 has product MYSKSGAKRVQENHSKLCFIVTNFSQAICGFHLKLSSAIASSVLLNFNIWLGVEPDVVTFTTLINGLCKQRKISQAASLFHEMIGTGYQPNLIAYSTILNGLCKTGNTKRAVRFLSMMEERGFKPDIVAYSTVIDCLCKKGLLNEALDLFSEMMVKGIRPNIVTYSCLIHAMCDSGQQKQATRLLNEMVDNNISPNIFIYNILIDAHFKEGMIFEVLDIVNTMGNQGIEPDVVTYSILVDAYCKKGMISKAEDIVDSMKKLGIEPDVVTYNILVNAHCKEGMVPKLKILLTR; this is encoded by the exons ATGTACAGTAAAAGCGGCGCAAAAAGAGTTCAAGAAAATCACAGCAAACTCTGTTTTATTGTAACCAACTTTTCCCAGGCCATATGTGGTTTTCATTTGAAACTCAGCTCAGCTATTGCTTCTTCCGTTTTGCTTAATTTCAACATATGG TTAGGTGTTGAGCCTGATGTTGTAACCTTTACCACTTTGATTAATGGACTTTGTAAGCAACGTAAGATTTCTCAGGCTGCAAGTTTgtttcatgaaatgattggaaCAGGGTATCAACCTAATTTAATTGCTTACAGTACAATACTTAACGGGTTGTGTAAGACTGGGAACACCAAAAGAGCTGTTAGGTTTTTATCGATGATGGAAGAAAGAGGTTTCAAACCTGATATTGTAGCATATAGCACCGTCATTGACTGTCTTTGTAAGAAGGGCTTGCTAAATGAGGCTTTGGATCTCTTCTCCGAAATGATGGTTAAGGGCATTAGACCAAATATTGTTACTTATAGTTGCTTAATTCATGCTATGTGTGATTCCGGTCAGCAGAAGCAGGCAACAAGGCTTTTGAATGAAATGGTGGATAACAATATCTCacctaatatttttatatataatatattgatTGATGCACACTTCAAGGAGGGAATGATTTTTGAAGTTCTAGATATTGTTAACACAATGGGAAATCAAGGCATCGAGCCTGATGTTGTCACATATAGTATATTGGTAGATGCATATTGCAAGAAGGGAATGATTTCTAAAGCTGAAGATATTGTTGACAGTATGAAAAAGCTAGGCATTGAGCCTGATGTTGTCACATATAACATATTGGTTAATGCGCATTGCAAGGAGGGAATGGTTCCTAAGCTGAAGATATTGTTGACACGATGA
- the LOC107903781 gene encoding pentatricopeptide repeat-containing protein At3g22470, mitochondrial isoform X2, translated as MGVEPDVVTFTTLINGLCKQRKISQAASLFHEMIGTGYQPNLIAYSTILNGLCKTGNTKRAVRFLSMMEERGFKPDIVAYSTVIDCLCKKGLLNEALDLFSEMMVKGIRPNIVTYSCLIHAMCDSGQQKQATRLLNEMVDNNISPNIFIYNILIDAHFKEGMIFEVLDIVNTMGNQGIEPDVVTYSILVDAYCKKGMISKAEDIVDSMKKLGIEPDVVTYNILVNAHCKEGMVPKLKILLTR; from the exons ATGG GTGTTGAGCCTGATGTTGTAACCTTTACCACTTTGATTAATGGACTTTGTAAGCAACGTAAGATTTCTCAGGCTGCAAGTTTgtttcatgaaatgattggaaCAGGGTATCAACCTAATTTAATTGCTTACAGTACAATACTTAACGGGTTGTGTAAGACTGGGAACACCAAAAGAGCTGTTAGGTTTTTATCGATGATGGAAGAAAGAGGTTTCAAACCTGATATTGTAGCATATAGCACCGTCATTGACTGTCTTTGTAAGAAGGGCTTGCTAAATGAGGCTTTGGATCTCTTCTCCGAAATGATGGTTAAGGGCATTAGACCAAATATTGTTACTTATAGTTGCTTAATTCATGCTATGTGTGATTCCGGTCAGCAGAAGCAGGCAACAAGGCTTTTGAATGAAATGGTGGATAACAATATCTCacctaatatttttatatataatatattgatTGATGCACACTTCAAGGAGGGAATGATTTTTGAAGTTCTAGATATTGTTAACACAATGGGAAATCAAGGCATCGAGCCTGATGTTGTCACATATAGTATATTGGTAGATGCATATTGCAAGAAGGGAATGATTTCTAAAGCTGAAGATATTGTTGACAGTATGAAAAAGCTAGGCATTGAGCCTGATGTTGTCACATATAACATATTGGTTAATGCGCATTGCAAGGAGGGAATGGTTCCTAAGCTGAAGATATTGTTGACACGATGA